The DNA region AAGACGATGAATATCCCATTCATATACCTGAGGATTCTGGTAGGTGCGAACCTGAAGAAGGAGGCAACATGGGAGTCGGTGATCAACAAAATGAAGAGGAGGTTGTAAACTTCAAATCACAAAACTTTCTCGCTTGGTGGGAGAATTTGTCTTATCCGAAGTGTACTATCTTCTTTACCCTTGTTTTACATGTCGTTCTTTAAGATTCCTACAGGTGTGCGGTCTGTCTATGTGTAATAAGATCCTTAGGTAGTTTTTGTGGGGTGGGGGGAAGGTGTGAGTAAACTAGCTTGGGTAAAGTGGGAGGTTGTGTGCAAGCCGAAGGAGGAATAGGGTTGGGGCCAAAGGATCTGAGAACATTTAATAGGTCCTTATTTGCTAAATGGAGGTGGCGTTTGATGAATGATGATGGAAGTTTTTGGTATAGTGTAGTGAAAGAAAAGTATGCTAATTCTCATTCTGAGTGGTCAGTACAAAGAGCAGCTACGGTTTCAGGGTGGTGTAGGAGCTTGTGGAGTTGTGCGGAGGAGGAGGACTGGTTTGAAGGTCGTGTGGTTAGGAAAGTGGGGAATGGCAAGAACACATCATTCTGGAATGATTCTTGGGGGGTGAAGGGACTAAACTGAAGCTGAAATATAAGAGATTGTTTGATGTCTCCAACCAACAACAGAACTCTATATCTGATATGGGCACTTGGGTGGATGGCGGCTGGGTGTGGCGGTTTAATTGGCAACGAGTGTTGTTCGATTGGGAGGTGCAACTGCTTGAAGAGCTGAGAAACGCAGTAGGGAGTTTTAAATCAACAGTGGTGGAAGAGGATAGGTGGGTATGGGCAGCCTCTGAGGATGGAGGATTTTCGGTTGCATTGGCCTATAAATATCTGCAAGACCAAGGGATGGTTGAGGTAAGTGGGGTGTTTGAGGCACAGTGGAAAATTACAGCTCCTTCAAACGTGTTAGCATTTGTCTGTTAAGCTCTCCTTGATAGAATTCACTCCCGTGAAAATCTAAGAAAGCGAAATATAATACCAACGGGGCAGGGCGGCTTATGTGTATTTTGTCAAGGGGTTGAAGAGAGTACAAGTCATGTGTTACTGTCAAGTAATCGATCCTGGGAAGTTTGAATGTGGTGTTACAACTGGTGGGGGATACAAACAGTACTGCCCAAGGACTGTAAAGGACACTTTGAACAATATGTGAGTGTAGGCAGGAAAAGTGTGGGAATTGGTTGGTCGATGGTGTGAACGTGTGGTGTTCGTGTGTCTGGGCCATATGGTTAGCAAGGAATCAAATTGTGTTTAAACAGGTTGTTAATGTTGCTGATAAAGAAAGATTAATTGAGGTGATTAAATTGAAATCTTGGATTTGGCTCAGAGGCAAGTTAAAGGGGTTCTCCTATTCTTTCTATGAGTGGTCCACTAACCCAAAGGTGTGTCTCGAGGGTGCTGGTTGATTAGAGGCTATGGTGAGGTTTTGGTGATAGAAAGAATGGGGTGCTCGTGAGGTAATTGGGATAAAGGTAGGAAGCATGGGTTGTTTCTTGTAGTTGGTCAATGTTAAAGAGGTGCCTACCAATTGGTTCTTGTTGCTTGTTGTTGTTTGTGTGCAAGATAAGTTTCATTTAGCGGTTGAGGCTCTGTGTCCTATTGCCTACCAATTGGTTctcccttttttctttttccattctTCATCTCCCTCTTCCTCTGGCTAATGTATTCTTACTCAGTGTACATGGGCTTTTAGCACCCTTTGTGctattcttttatatatatatatactcgtCTTTTGGCTTTCCAAAAAAAACCATACATAGATCGTATCAGCGCATTTCTAGACATttttcaacaacaacaaatcttAGTCAAGAGCGAAGAAATAGTATATCTAACCGATAACTGAGTTAAGGTTAGTGTGGTGTTGTAATATGATGTTTTATTCAACGATTGTGACGTTGTAAATTGTTGTAATATGATATGTTAAACAATTATtatttgttttaactttttctGCCTatgtttttatttctatttcaaTGATGCTTCTGTTTCTGCTTCATCTGTATCTGTTTCTACTTTTCTTTATGTTAtttcgcactttaaagtgcgtagGTAACGCACCTCAAAGTGCATAGGTAATGCACCTCAAAGTGCGTAGATAACACACTTAAAACTGCGTTAACTACGCACTTAAAATTGCGTTAACTACGTACTAAAAATTGCTCTACCTACGCACATTGAGGTGCGTAGTTAACACAGTTTTCAGTGTGAGCGAATTTATCTTCAACGGTGTTTTTAGATTTTATGTGTTCAGGGGAGGTGGAACTTGATGTTAGAGGGTGGAAAATTAACAATTACCTTAATTAAATTGTTCTTTATTCGACTATTTGGGTTTTCAGAGTGTTTATTTAACTCGACTATTTTTTATTGTGTCATTTAGGTCCATGATGTTTAAAAGGAGCAATTTTAACCCGAGAATTTTTATCTGTGGAAATTGGATCATTCTGTCTATTTTCCATCTAATTGGTAATAGAAAATGACGAGGTGGCAAGTATTCCTTACGAGCTAGGAAATGAAATATAGTCCAATTGCAGACTTTGAGGTTATATGGAAGTCACTTAAATTCCACCATATTTCAGTTAAAATCATTATAACACATTTATGACTCTAAAAAATAACTTAGAGGGAGTAATATCTTCTGAAATTGGATCTCTAAATTCCTTACAAGTGCTAACCTTTCATTTAAATAAGTTTACTGGCCAGATTACCTTCATCAGTAACAAacttgataaacttacttgttAATGAGCTAGAATTTCCTTACAGGTGAACTCCCTTTAAACTTGGGTTCATAATTTAAAGATTATTGTCTTGAACTGAAACTCTCTACATGGATCCATTCCAACTTGCATTACCAATTATACTAGTTTGGTAAATGTAAGTTTAATCTTTTAATGCTTTTACTGGGAGaattccttatgaaaaagaattaATGTTGAGACAAACATCAATAACTTATGTTTGGTCACCCTATAGGTGTTTGATGCATTCTTCTATGGTGTTTCTAGGGTCCATGCGAGATCTAATAATAGTGTCAGCTGTTGCAAAATGATGAGTGTCAAAGTTGTTTCTCTAGATGAGAGTGCTATCTCAGATAAAATAGGGGGAATGTAACAGAAAGTCTAATATGTGCTAAGAAGGttgaattaccattttctataagTTAGTTTTTATACTTGTAAATGATATATAAATTTTGACGAGTTGATTAAGTGGTGTTTCATTTCACCCTACTTTAAGAAGTGGAGTCTTCTTTATGAAATTTGTACAATAAGTATATGGGTTATCTTAGTAGATGCCACCCAAAAGGAAATTCAGTTATCTCCCTGAATTTTGCAGGAAGTatctttttaattaaatgttgGGATCCAGAGTACCCTGCTTTAACAAGACAAATTAGAAGCTTAAGAGAAATCTAACAAGGAAGCAATTACTACATTGTTGTTTTCTTGGAAATCTTACTTTCGTGTCCATAATTGATGATTTGACATTTCATATTTTCTTGCAAATTGCTCGACTTAGGTGTTAGACATGTAAGGTTGATTGTATTGTTTTCGAGTTCTTTGTACTATTGTGCAGTCGATCATTCAGTGGTTGAAAGGATGTAGAACTTATTCTTTTGAATATATGGATTTCAACTTCAATTAAGTAGTTGATTTTGTACGTTAGATAAGGATTTGTTAGAGATTCTTATGCCACCTAGATCCATCACTAAATGTTGTTGGATTTAAGGTACTATTGTTGTTTAAATGTTggttatatatatgtatgatgACCCCCAAGGTTGTCATACTCGTGAGTCTAAGCATACTCGTTTTGGGTAGGTAGACTCGACTTATAGACTCAACTCGTAGACTCGACGGGACTCGAGTCTACCAGAAATGAAAAATTACTAAATATAACTCTGTCACATGAAGAACAAATATAAACATATAATCTAATTATAAGAGCATCCAAGATacatttaatcaaataaactcaaaatcCAACTTCATAATAAAGCAATTAAGCAATGTTTAACAAAGTACCACACCATAAGTTAAGTAGTAAGTACCAAAACAAAGTACATACTCAAAGTACCACAACATAAACATTAAAGCAAAGTAAATAAAAGCAAAGTTCATAATTCATGATGTTTAAATTCCTCCTTCAGCAGCATCTTCATTCTTCCATTGCAtgattatcaccatcatcatcttcagattctccttcatcatcatttccatcaccttcatcagaatcagatgAAAAGTCTTGTCTAATTCCACTTGCATTAGTATGACTAATACTTCCAACTTCATCCAAATCAACATTAACATCATTATCATTAAGATGTTCAAGTCCAACTTCTTCATTGACATTAACATCTTCTCCTTCCTCAGTTATCCACTCATCATCTGAAGCAACTTCCTCAAAAGAACAAGAGGCAACAACATTTCTCTTTTTTGATTTATTCTTCAACTTCAAGTTGTACATGACATAAACCAAATCATTCATCTTCTTTTGGTGCAATTTATTCCTTTTCTTTGTATGCacctagaaaaaaaaacataagttTACAATTTTATTATTATCTAAAAATATCATAACTTCCTAAATTCTAGgccatatatattaatatatagaaCAAAGTGAGATACAAGTCAAACATACCATTTCAAATGCGCTCCAACTGCGCTCACACCCGGAAGAACTACAAATCTAGCTTAGAACCCGAATGACAAAATTCCTTAGTTCGGGACAATGATCTCCATAAGCCTCCCACCATTCTGCTTGAGTCACTGTCTTCCTAACACTTTGTGCATCTTCTAGTCCAAACATGCCTTTTTTATTATGAAACTCAATAAGTTGGGCATGAATCTTTCTCCTCTCTGCGACATTGGGTACCATGTTTATCATGCAACTGTATAGCCCTTCTTTGACCTCAACATCATCTTTTCTGAAATTAGAATCCCATGGAAGTGGGGATTAAGATAATATCCAGCTGCATGTAAGGGCCTATGAAGTTGTTTATCCCACCTCTCATCAATGATTTTCCATACACACTCATATCTACAATATGCAAACaacaaat from Lotus japonicus ecotype B-129 chromosome 2, LjGifu_v1.2 includes:
- the LOC130736036 gene encoding uncharacterized protein LOC130736036 encodes the protein MCKGYKVGSEEVEVSLLQFVDGTLFFEEVSSHDILVVKSILRNFELMSELKVNYHKSKVVGILVDHRRTQGLADILDCKTMNIPFIYLRILVGANLKKEATWESVINKMKRRWRLMNDDGSFWYSVVKEKYANSHSEWSVQRAATVSGWCRSLWSCAEEEDWFEGRVNSISDMGTWVDGGWVWRFNWQRVLFDWEVQLLEELRNAVGSFKSTVVEEDRWVWAASEDGGFSVALAYKYLQDQGMVEVVNVADKERLIEVIKLKSWIWLRGKLKGFSYSFYEWSTNPKVCLEGAG